The segment TCTCACTGCCGCTTGTTAATATCAGGGAGACCTTCAGGAAGGCAGTTGAGCAGGGTCTGATCGATAATGAGACCTGCAAAGGGCTGATCGCGATAACAAAGAGGATCCATTACCCTCAGAGAAGTTATCTTGGTATTATAAAAAAGGCAGTTGAAGAAGGACTGCTGGAAGATGCAGAACCCCTGCTGGGCTACTGCAGGAACAATGCATCGGATGTAAAAAGGGAAGATGCAATTCTTGTTCTGAAGAAAGTCAAAGAGATCCTGGACGCAGGGGAATGATGTTCATTCCTCATGGGTTTCGTGATGGCTATGTTTGAGGTTGCAGCTGTCATGCTCGATCCTGCCACAAACTCCGAATGTAGGATGGCCCATAGAGTCGCAGATCGTGTTGATCGCCTTTTTTGATACATAAGCCTCAAACCTTGCAACCTCTGCACATGATTCTTCTGCAGTGAGGCCGTAATGGTTCAGCATCAGGCTCAGGATCCTATGCCTTCTCAAAAGGAAGTGTGCATATTCCTCTCCTTTTTCCGTAAGGCTGAAACCCCTGTATGGCACATGGTTCACATATCCGGATGAAGCAAGCTCATTAATAGCCTTGGTTATGGTAGAGGGGTCCACTCCCATGTGGGCGGAGATCTCAGTGGTGCGAACATTGTCACCCTTCTCAAAGAGATATTTTATGTATTCTATCTTCCTTGGTGACAGCTCCAGTCCTGTCATATTGTCCATAAGGAGGGTTACGCATGTATTTATTTAAAATTTGCGTCCTCCCCAAAAATGATTCCTTTTCATTTTCCTGTTGCATGCTTGTCAAGAAAATGATCGATGAGGGCTCGCGAGATGCTCTTCTTTTGCGGAAGCTTTGGGATATCTTTCACGTGGAACCAGGCTGCATCTTCGATCTCTTCCGGATCGATGTCTATCTCGCCTTCTGCAAAGTTCGCTGTAAATCCTATCATGAGTGATGAGGGAAATGGCCATGGCTGGCTTGCGAAATAGGTGAGGTCCTTCACAGAAACGCCGACCTCTTCCCTGATCTCCCTGTGGGCAGCGTGCTCAATGGTCTCTCCGGCTTCCACAAAACCGGCCACAAGCCCGTATATGCCTTCCGGGAAGTTCCTGGACCTTGCCATAAGGAGGTGCTCGTCCCTTTCTATAAGCACAATAACAGCAGGGCTGATTCGGGGGTAGGCTATATGGGCACAATCATGGCATTGCATGCCCGTCTCTTTCGGGATATATTCTGTAGTTCCTCCGCAGATTCCGCAGTATTGGTGAGTGCGGTAGAAATCAGCCATCTGGACTGCCCTTGAGGCAATTCCAAGCATTTCCTCATCGATCACACCATACAGCTCATGAAGGTCGAAGTATTGCATATCTTCTTCACATAGCTCTTCTTCCATCTCAAAACAGTAGCATGGTGTGCCATTAATAGTTCCGATATAGATGACCTCAGTTCCATTAATGACCTTCTCCTCAGGACTGTATTCAAAATACTCTTCCGGCCGACTTGCAGAATCGATCAGGATCTTTCTCATGTGAACGGGAAAATAGAGTGCTTTTCCTTCCGTATTGTTCTCGTTTCCGTGGAATTCCAGCTCCTCGCTGGCAAAAGAAGGTCTATACTGAGTGTTCATAACATCACTTCTTTGAGGTATCGTCCTTAAAGGAGTTAACGCCTGTAATACATGGTCTGCAGACAAAATTTAAAATAAGGAAGTGCCTGCGTAAAGGCTCCACAGGTACAGGGCTGCAATTCCTATAGCAGCTATCAGTATGAGTGTATTCCTTGAGCGGCAATATAGCTCCTTTGATCCGGATATTCTTATGAGTACCAGTTTGTTAAGCGTACTGATGATCCCTGCAGCCACTGCTGTCTGTGCAGCTACCGTATACGACACGTTCCCTGAGAATGCAAGGGCTGCTACTGAGGCGGTGACGGCTGAACTGCTTACCAGTCCTCCAAGGGCGGATGCGTAGACACCGGCATCACCAAGGAATTCGCTTGAAATGCTTGTGACCACAAGCAGGATGGTAAAGATCGCACCGAACCTGAATGCAGGCTTTAGTGCAAAAGGTGAACCGATCTCCAGTGGTTCGGTCATTATGTCGTTCTTTTTTCTTCGGATGATCACTATTCCGATCGTGATTATGAGCATTGCTAATTGTGGTGGTAACATCATCAGCATTGTGGATGCAGTGGGGTCAACTATCAGTGCGATCAGGGTGTTGCTGATTATCATGGAAATATTGGACATCAATACTCCGATGTACAATGCATCCATCAGGCTGGTCCTGTTCTTTGCCATTGTTGCAAGTGCAGCGGTGGTCGCCTCACTGCTTATGAACCCTCCGAAAAGGCCTGAATATGTAATTCCACCATCCGTTCCGAACTTCTTGAGGGATATGTAGCTGATAAAACCTATGAACATTACCAGGACCACAATTAGTATGGCAGATTTCAGGTTCAGTACTCCCAATACAGGCTCTTCCGGCATCAGCGGATAAAGGATAAAGGCGACAACAAGGAACTGAACCGCGTTGAGTATCTCCTCATCGGAGAGGTGCTGTGCGAAGGAGTGAAGTGGTTTTTTCTCGATCAACAGGAGTGTTATAAGCACAGCTATTATTATGGCAAAGAGGAATCTGCCTGTGGATACCAGTACGCCAAGCAGGTAGGTCGAGAACAAGGCAATGGAACTGGTCATTCCGAGCTTGCCGCTTGTTGTGTATATTCTGTAAACCAGTACAAAACAGGAAGCGGCTATCAGTGCCGTAGCGATCTGCAGTATGGCGATGTTTATCACCTCTGCAACATAGGCAGCGAGCATTCCGCTAAGACATACTATTGCAAAAGTGCGCACACCTGCGAAGACTTCCTGGTCCTTGCGGCGGTGTTCCCTTTCTATACCTATCAGTATTCCTATTAACAGGGACAGTATAGCTTTTGTAAGGAAGTCGTATAGTACAGGGTCCAGTCCGATGTCAAACGTAAGCACAATGAAGCCCCTCGTAAAAGTAAAGAGATTTGGTGTTCGATCACTTTATATTAATAATATATATCTCATGAACCCTTATAGTATTTTTGAAGTCTTTATTATGTTGCCATCATTTCGGTATTTAATATGATTATTCGCTATTTGATGGCTCAAAAAGGGTGGGAGGTCCTATATTTGATCATCAGGCAGATATTTACAGACGGAATAGCTCATAGTTCATACCTTCTTGGAGGGAACAATACATGTGCAGTGGTCGATCCGGATCGCGACATCGATGTCTACATGGATGTTGCATCTGAGATGGGCTGGAAGATCACCCATGTCCTGGAAACCCATCTACATGCGGATTTCATCTCCGGCCACATGGAACTAATGGAAAGGACCGGTGCTAAGATAGTGGTCCCGGCTTCCGCGAATTGTATTTTCGATTCCATGAAGGTATCCAAAGGAGATTCATTTGAGATGGAGGACATGGTCATAGAGGTTCTGGAAACCCCGGGACACACGCCGGAGCATGTTTCCTATGTTGTCACTGACAGGTCCCGTGGTGAGGTTCCTGTTTGTGTATTCTGTGGTGATACCCTTTTTGTAGGCGATGTTGGAAGGCCTGACCTGTTCCCGGGAAGAGCAGAGGAGCTGGCATCAAAACTCCATGACAGCCTTCACGAAAAACTGCTGAAACTGCCTGATCATTGTGAAGTATATCCTGCACATGGTGCAGGTTCTCTGTGTGGAAGGTCCATGGCTGCAAAACGCAGTACCACCATCGGTTATGAGCGTCTTTACAATTATGCCCTGAACATCAGTGACCGGGAAGATTTCATCCATTCGCTTACTGAGAACATGCCTAAGGCTCCCGACCATTTCAGCCGTTGCAGCGAGGTCAACAAAAGGGGGCCGGAACTGCTTGATGATCTTCCTTCCCTGAAAGCTATCCCCCCTGCAGATTTCAGCAAAATGGTCGAAGATCCCGACACCGTTGTCCTTGATATCCGCTGCTATGAGGCATTCGGTGGACGTCATATCCCTGGCGCATACAGCATCGACCTGAAGAGTAATTTTGCCACATTCACAGGTTGGTTGCTTCCTCCGGACAGGAACATCCTGCTGGTTTCCGACTCTCCTGAACATGCATCCGAAGCAGCAGTATGGCTACACAGGGTAGATCTTGACAGGATCATCGGATTCCTTGAAGGGGGTATGCATGCATGGGCCATGGCAGGTCTTCCCACAGAACATCTCTGTCAGGTGTCAAGTCCTGAGCTTGACAACATGGTCAGGGATGAAGAAGAGTTTATTCTTGTGGACGTCAGGGCATCTTCCGAGTTCAGATCAGGGCATATCGACAGGGCAGTTAACATTCCTGTAGAAGAGATCAGACATTCTTACAAGGAGCTTGATCCCGGAGCAAAGACTCTGGTGATCTGTGGAAGCGGACATCGCTCCAGCATGGCTGCAAGCATTCTGCAACAGAATAATTTTAGTGATGTCCACAACGTTTCAGGTGGGATGACAGGTTACAATGCTGCAGGCTTTGGTCCGGATTGTCCGTTGTGTGCACTTCCATGGGCGTCTTCCGGGAAAGGGAAGAAGGATGAATAATAAAAGTAATAGGGCCATCAAAGGCTATGCTGTGTCAGCCCGAGTCCCTGGTCCTTGTCCACGTTAATGCTCTTAGGTCGGTACAACTTCCCTGCTTTCCAGGAATCAATTGCCTCCTGTACTGTAGCATCGGCACCTATGAAGATGTCAATATCATTTTTGTTCAGCAGGTCCACGATCTTCTGGCCTACTCCGGAACACAGGACAACGTCCACTCCGGCCTTTACCAGCAGTTCATGGGGTAATCCTTTTCCACCCACATGGACACTTGTGTTCTCCATGACCTCAACTTCTTCTGTTTCGCTGTCATAGATCGTGTATGTGGCAGCCTTTCCAAAATGAAGTTCGACCTCATCTTCCAATCCACCTTTTTCCGTGCTGGGTATAGCAATTTTCATATTCTCACCTTTTCCGGCGAAGAATATGTTCTCATTATTTGATATACTTCTGCATGGAAAGAAGTCAAAAAAATCCCGAAAAAACTGCAGTGGTCTGAAGGTATTAGATTGTACAACTGACGACCTGGGATGATCTGTCAGTTCTATTCAGATCTCAAAGCTGTACCCTGCCTCAATAGGTACAAAAGTATCCGGGAACATGCTTTTGATGGTATCGATGTTCGATGTACAGTGTCCGGCACCTATAAACTCCAGTCCTTCCAGAAGTTCATACTCCCTGCTATCATGCAGACCTCCAATGATGCCGCAGACCTCTCCTTCTGAAGCTGCCGCTCCGATTATGGCTTCCAGTCCCGGGTGTGCACATCCTGTGATGACGAAAATACCTTTTGCTGTTTCCAGCATCAGGGACTGCTCTTTAGGATTATTCCCGAGTTCACCTGTAGAAAAGACGTTGTTGCATATCCTGCATCTGTCGGTGACCTCATGCAAAGTGGAATGGGCAGATATCTCTTTTTTAAGTTTCTCTGAAAAGGACGCAGGGACAAAGACCTCAAGGTTCCTGCTGGTGTTCAATATCACCGGCAGACCACCTATGTGGTCCCAGTGCTGGTGGGAAAGCACGAGAATATCGATATTTTCGACAGGGATATTCAATTCCGACAGATTGTGCCTTAAAGCACAGCCATCCCACCCCGTATCAAAAAGTATCTTCCTATCCTCGGTCTCAATATAGCAGGAAAATCCCCACCCTTTCCTGAAAGGTGGTTTTGCTTCATTATCATAGACGATGGTGACCTTCATCACTTGTTCCCCATTCCGAAACGATTCCTCTGGTAATATCCGGAATAAAGTGCCCCTGCAGGATTGTGTGCAAGGACCCTGTCCTTTACAATGAAAGTCGTGACAGGTGCTTCGGAATACTTGTTGAACATTATGTCGTGGCCCATGCAGAGTCCCACTATGATGTTAAGGTCTGTTCCCACCCTGTTGAGCATCGTTGCCTGGGCAATGGGGTTGCAGGTTGTTTCCCTTCCCTCTCTGATCTTGTCCAGTCCGTACTTTTCCTTATCCACGCCACAGATCTTGCAGCATACGGACTCTACTATGAAGTCTTTCTCAAGTATCTGGCAGAGAGTCCTGGCCTCATCTCCCAGACCCAGGCAGAAAGCGACCCCGAGTTTGCGGTATCCCATTTCCTTCGCAAAAAGGATGAGCTCTTCAAGCCTTGTTTTCTGCATGTAGAAGTTAGCCTCTATCTTTGAGGCTGCTTTCATCATATCAAGATCTTCTGCAACATATTCAGGCTGCACTTCCCTTGGAGTACAATCCTTTCCCTCCCTGCATCTTCTTGTATCACAGGATGCGCATTTCATCGTCTGTCCACCTTTTATAGTATTAATATGCCTTTTTTATTATGAGGTTGCATCGAGTTCTGCTTTCACAGTTCTCCAGATGCTTTTCAGGTTCTCTGAGAACTCATTGTCCGCATATTCAATGACGGTCTTTTTCCCTATCATCGCCCTGTTAGGTATTGTGTCATACGGAAGCTTTCCTGCAACCACAATGCCATTTTCCTCGCATGATATCTCGATCTGCTTTGTGTTTTCTTCATTTATGTTATATTTATTGATGCAGACGATGGCAGGAATTCCGAAATGGTCAGTGACCTTTATTATTCTTTCCAGATCGTGTATGCCTGATACACTTGGTTCAGTGACAATAAGTGCAAGGTCAGCACCGGTAATGGTAGCTATAACAGGACAGCCTGTTCCCGGAGGACCGTCGTAGATAACAAGGTCGGAACCATTTTCCCCTGCGAGCGACATTGCATGTTCTTTTACTGAAGTAACAAGTTTACCGCTTGCTTCTTGTCCGATAAACAGTTCTGCATGTACCATCGGGCCATACCTTGTATTTGAACTGAAGACCGTTCCTGAGGGGTTGTCTACCATTGTAATGGCATTCTCAGGGCATACATATTCGCAGACCCCGCAACCTTCGCATTTGCAGCTGTTTATGGAATGGTCCGGGAAGATCGCATTAAAATTGCAATTCTCGATACACAGGTTGCAGCCGGAACATTTCTCATCATCTATATTTGCGACGTCCATTCCGTGGAAATCGAAGGTTTCAATGACCTTTGGTTCAAGTAGAAGATGCATGTTAGGCGCATCCACATCACAGTCTGCTATAATACTGTTCTCTGCAAGTGATGCAATAGCTGCAGTGATGGTTGTCTTGCCGGTCCCGCCTTTACCGCTTATTATGACAAGCTGTTTCATGCTTCTTCCCTCTTGCCGTATCTGTCTTTTATAGAATTATGGAGCTGCATGAACTTCTCTTTCCACTCTTCCATCTCCTCAACGAATGGAATTCCCTCTGAGTAAAGTCGTGCTATCCTTGTATCCTGAGGTATTTTCATAAGGACTTCGATGCCTTCGTCAGCACAGTATTTTTCCACACTGTCATCACCGCTTCCACTTCGGTTGATAAGTATTCCGTGTGGTATCTTGAGGATTCTGGCTACTTCTACCGCCAGTTTCAGGTCATGTAATCCAAAGGGAGTGGGCTCAGTAACAAGGATACAGTAATCGACATCTTCGAGGGTGGTCAGTACAGGGCATGCGGTTCCGGGCGGTGCATCAATAATAGTTGTCCTGGTCGGATCGATGTATTTTTTCACCTCTCCGATCACAGGTGATGCCATGGTCTGGCCGATATCCAGCAGTCCTTCGTATAGTTCCGGACCGTTTTGGTCTTTGGTTGTTGATTTCCTTATTATGCCTGTAACGATCTCGCATTCTTGAATTGCCCCTTCGGGGCATACCATCATGCATCCGCCACAACTGTGGCATAGTGCAGGAAATGTCATGATCTTGTTCGGAAGAGTTGCAATCGCATTGAAACGGCAGAATTCAGAACATTTTTTACAATATGTGCAGTTCTCTTCCAGGATTTCAGGGATGATCGATGTTACCTCTGTGATCGGCTCCATTTCCCTTTTGAGGAACAGGTTGCAGTTAGGTTCTTCAACATCACAGTCCATGAGTTGTGCATTCTGAAGTGAAAGGGCAAGGTTCACCGCTACAGTGGTCTTGCCTGTTCCACCTTTTCCGCTTGCTATTGCGATCTTCATGATATCATTCAGTGCTGGTGATTATGGTCGTGGTCGTGTCCCTGGCAGACATTCTCACTGTTCGGACTTGCAAGGTTTCCTTCTTTCCATTCTGAAATAGCTGCTTCTACTGTTCCCTGAGCTCCAACGAAAACCTCTATCCCGAATTCTGAGAACATGTTGACAGCTTTTGTTCCAAGTCCCCCGCAGAGCATTATATCGACGCCTGCATTTGATAGCAGTTCAGGTGGCAATCCCACGCCGCCGTTGTGCTGGCTTGTGTTCTCTACGATCTGGACATCATCTGTTTCGGTGTCAAGTACTGTATATACCGGGACCATTCCAAAGTGCTGTCCGACAAGGTCTTCTAATCCACCACTTTTTGCAGAAGGTATGCATACTTTCATCTTTTTAACCTCTTATAATTTTTAAATTTGGTTTATTATGCTCATATATGAGGAAGTATATAAAGATGATGGGTTAGCTTGATATATTTAATCTCTTTTGTGCATTTTAATCTTCAAATTTCTAAACCTTTGTATAAGTCCCTGTGGGTTGTTCCTTACTCAGAATAAGTTGTTCTGGAATGCGATGAAGGTAACAGGTTATAATTAATGCCAATAGAGTATATGCTCGGGAAAACTCGCTTAAAGGCAGAACAGAATTTAAAAATGAATTTAATTTGAATTTTAAGTAATTAAAAAAAAGAAAGGAAAAAAGAATTGGACTTAGTAAGTCCAGCTCTTTGCGACCTCGATCATTGCCTGGAGGTTCTCGGTTGGGGTCTGGCTTACTGTACCGCAGCCAGGTGCGAGAAGTCCCTTGCCATCGAGCTCTTTGAGTACTCTCTCAGATTCTGTCTTGACGAACTCTGCGCTCTGGTTCCAGAGGCAGTTGACTGGGTCAAGGTTACCGACGATGAGTGCTTTCTCGACCTTTGTGACTGCTGTTGCTGCGTTAACGTTCTGGTCGACACTGATTGCGTCTACACCGCAGGTCTCCATGATTGCAAGACCTTCTGTTGTGTCACCACAGATGTGGAGTACGGATGGTACGCCCTTCTCGTGAAGTGCGTCAATGAGCTTCTGGTGGAATGGTACTACGAACATCTTGTAGAAGTCTCCGCCAATAAGCTGGTAGCTTGCTGTTGGGTCAATGATTGAGAATACGCTTGCGCCTGCTTCTACCTGTGCGAGTGCGTACTTGATGGAGAAGTCTGTTGCGAATTCCATTACTTCAAGACCGTATTCCTGCTTTGTCATGATGTCCATGAACCAGGAGTCTCCGGTGAGGTGCTGTGCGAGTGAGAAAGGACCGATCATACTTCCGATGATTGGGACTTCATCTTCATACTTCTCTTTGAGGATCTTGATTGCTTCGAGGACGATGGAAGTTCTCTTTGCTGGGTCTGCAACATCGAATCCTTCGAACTGCTTGAGGTCGTCAAGGCTTTTTACAACGTGGCTGATGACGGATGGCTGCTGTACCTTTGTACCGTCCTTGATGCCACAGCCGAAGAACTCTGCTTCTGCGGTGATGTCGAATGGGACACGGATTGCTTCGAAACCGACAACTGTGTGACCTGCTTCTGCGAGTGCAGCAAGCTTTGCAGCATCGTAGTTTGCTTCTGGCCAGAATACGTCGATTGCTTCCATCTGGTCTACTGTTCCGGTCTGTGTGACACAGACAGCTGGCATCCTGTCAACTTTCTCTCCCTGTAATACGCGGACTAATCTTTCCTTCTGTGTGTATTCGGACATTTACATTCTCCTTTATACTAAATCCTTTATAATCACTAAAAAGGTAGTTACGCTATGTATTTGCAATATATATACCTTTTTGTTTGAAAAAAATCAAATGCAATAGTCGCATTAGGCAAGTATTTTGGATTTATTTTAGTACTTTATGATATGTTTTGACAGGCATTTTTTCCTGCCAATACATAACTCCTATTTTTGTATAGAATTTAAAAAATTGAATAGAGCATTGCTGCAACACCAATTACCAGTGGTTCCATGACAAGGTCAATATCGTATTTCTCCACAAGGTCGTCCGGCAGGGCGCACGGGATGCCCGGGGTTGATACCAGACATCTTTCTGCGATCATTCCTTCTGATATCGTGTTTGCATTTGGGGTTGCCTCAAATACCATGGAGAACTTCCTTGGTTTTTCAATGTCAAAGGCGTTGACGCCCAGCTCTTCGATAGCTTTGTTCATGAACTCGGTGTTCGGGTCGCATGCATACACATTGAATCCCTTTTTCACAAGGTGTGATGCGCCTGCGTATCCCACACGTCCAAGACCGATGACCAGAACGTCCTTTGAATCAGCGTGCTTGTATCTTGAAGCTATCTCTGAGTAGATCACGCCGGTGCATATATGGTTTGTTGCGATCTTACCATTGCTTAAGTTGTGTGCAATAAAGATATGATCGTCTGCCATCAGTATGATGTCCGCACCACCTGCAACTGCCTCATAATATCCTGTCATGTCCGGATGTTCGGTGATAAAACCTTCAAGTCCGAAATATTCGGTTATTGCAAGCAGGGATGCTGAGAAGTTACCAATGATACCGTTGCCAGCAGTGATGGGTACAATTCCCACTTTCTGGTTTCCGGGTTTTGTGCCATAGGCTTCCTCACATATCTGTGAGATATCCTCTCCGGTAGCTCCTTTTATAATATCATTGTTCGCGTTAAGCTTGTTCAGCAGGTCTTCCAGATCTTCAGGTGTTAATAATGCCATAGTTATCACTTCTTATAATCCATAATGTTGTCCGATATGTGCAATTCCTCTATTGCGTGCTATTTGTGTTGCATCTTCATCGATGCCCTTTGAGATGAGGGTGAATACAGTGTCCTTGCCTTCACTCCTGAAGATCTCAAGTCCGTCCTCTTCATGGTACATATCATACGTGTCTCCCATTGACAGTACATGTTCTCCCACGGGAACAAGTTCTCCATTCCTCAGCAATAGGTGCTCAAAGATACAGTATCCTTCTTCAGGTGCCCTTTCAATCTCATCAACGCCCTCGTTGAATGCCTTCATGAGCATTTCAACAAGGTTGATACCGCTTGAATGGTACACAGCTGTTGGTGTCTGGCTGGGGAACCTGGCATCGATCTCCAGTACCTTAAGTCCTCTTTTGGAGGCGATGGCCTCTACGTCCATGATACCTTTCAGGTTGAGATTTGCAGCTAATGCGTATGATATCTTCCTGAACTCAGGGTTGTGGTCAATAGGAGTTATCATGTGGCAATCATAGGTATCATCGATGTGCACCTTTGTTTCCTTCACCACTGCAAAATGCTCCCCATCTCCGATGATCTCCAGTGACACGACATCACCTTCCAGGTACTCCTCGATCATCATGGAAGGGTCAAGCCCGTCGAGCTCACTGTCATCGTAGATTATCTTTGTCCCTATGCTGCTGCTCTCGCATGGAGGCTTGACAAAATACGGCGGTTGTGATGGGTTATCGTCCGGGGTTGGTACTCCTATGGAAACAAAGTATTCCTTGGACCTTTTCTTGTCCATGCTGATGTGGTATGCATCAAAATCAAAAAGAACGGGGCATTCCAGCTTACTGCTGATGTCCCGAATAAAATCAAGGGTCCCAAGGTTCTCATTGACCGGAATTATGGCATCTACATCCTTTGAGATGTCGATGAATCTTTCCGGTTCCTGAGTTATGTCAAAACAGTGGAACTCGTCAACAACATTGCGTATAAGGGGCATCCTGTTCCGATCGATCAGGACAACATCCATCCCCGCTTTCCTGGCAAGATAGCTCACTTCGAAGCCCTGAAGCTTGCCTCCTATCAAACATATCGTCGTCATCCTATCGCCCCAACAACTTCTCGAACTCACTTT is part of the Methanococcoides methylutens MM1 genome and harbors:
- the pylC gene encoding 3-methylornithine--L-lysine ligase PylC, translated to MTTICLIGGKLQGFEVSYLARKAGMDVVLIDRNRMPLIRNVVDEFHCFDITQEPERFIDISKDVDAIIPVNENLGTLDFIRDISSKLECPVLFDFDAYHISMDKKRSKEYFVSIGVPTPDDNPSQPPYFVKPPCESSSIGTKIIYDDSELDGLDPSMMIEEYLEGDVVSLEIIGDGEHFAVVKETKVHIDDTYDCHMITPIDHNPEFRKISYALAANLNLKGIMDVEAIASKRGLKVLEIDARFPSQTPTAVYHSSGINLVEMLMKAFNEGVDEIERAPEEGYCIFEHLLLRNGELVPVGEHVLSMGDTYDMYHEEDGLEIFRSEGKDTVFTLISKGIDEDATQIARNRGIAHIGQHYGL